In Corynebacterium sp. P4-C1, the sequence ACCAGTCCCGCGTGCTGGACATGGCCACCGGCGTGGCCACCCTGATCAACCGCGGTGTCTGGCACCCGCCGCACTTCGTCGACCGGGTCACCACGGCCGACGGCGAGGTACTCTACGAATTCGATCCGGAGTACAAGGAACGCCGCGTGAACAGCCAAGTCGCAGACAACGTGGTTGAGGCGATGCAGCCGATCGCCGGGTGGTCTAACAAGTCCCTGGCGGGCGGCCGGCCCTCCATCGCCAAGACCGGTACTGCCCAGATGGGCGACACCGGCAACAACAAGGACGCCTGGATGGTCGGCGGCACCCCGCAGCTTGCTGTCGCTGTGTGGGTGGGCACCGCGGACAACACCTCCCCCATCTTCAACCAGTGGGGCGGCAACATGTACGGCTCCATGTCGCCGGGCGCGATCTGGAAGGGTGTGCTCGACGGTGTGCTCGAAGGCCAGGACTACGAGGAGTTCCCGCAGGCGAAGCCGATCAACTGGGGGATCAACCCCTACTCCGGCGGCAAGTACGGCGGCGGCACGTCGCCGAGCTACCAGAGTTACGGCTACGACTACAGCCAGCAACAGCCGGCAGAGTCGCAGAACTCCCAGGTGCCGGAAGCTTCCGCTCCGGCAGCGGAGGCTCCGGCACCCGCGCCGGCGCCGGCACCCGCACCCGCGCCGGCTCCCGCCCCGGCACCCGCACCCGAACCGCCGGCCCAGCGCCAGCCCGAGGTGGATATCGGCGGCCTGATCGACGAATTGGTCGAATAACGTGACCACGAAGCAGCGGGTATCCCGCCCCGGCGGTGCGCGTTGGCCGGACCCGGCCGATCGTATCCAGCCCGGAAAGACAGAGCCGGCCGCCGCCGGGACCATGCGGTTCCTCGGCGGCGCCATGGGCCGTTTCGCGCAAATCGGTCGCGGCCGCTGGTGGACGCCCCTGCGCACCATCATCGATGTCGCGTGGACCTTCCTCGCTCTCGGCGCACTGTCGAAGTCGAACTGCGCGCGGGGCAAGCTTGTCGACGGCGCCATGCAGCTCAACTGGGACGGCAACCGCCAATACACCTCGTTCTGCTACAACGACATCGTCCCGCTCTACGGCGGGCGCGGGCTCGACCAGCCAGGCTTTGTCTACGACTATTCGTGGGCGGAGGGCGACCTCACCCGGTACATGGAGTACCCAGTCCTGGGCGGCCTGTTCCAGGGCCTGATGGGGTGGATTGCCAGGACGACGTATCCGGTCGTCGATAAGCTGCTCCCTGATTCCGGCTGGTACTTCTACCTGACCGCTTTTGTGATGGCCCTGATCTGGGTGGCCACTGCGCGCATGGTCGCGGAATTGGCCGGCAACCGAATCTGGGACACGATTCTCGTGGTTGCCTCTCCCCTGCTGATCATGCACGCGTTCACGAACTGGGACATTCCGTCGATCGCGTTCGCTGTCGGCGCGATGCTGGCCGCGCGCAACAAGCGTTTCTGGCTCGCCGGCGTGCTCATCGGTGCTGGCACCGCATTCAAGATGTGGCCCGTTTTCCTGCTGGGCGCCTACCTAGTCGTATTCCTGCGCCGCCGCGACATGATGCCGTGGGTGAAGTTGGCCGTCGGTGCCGCCGGCACGTGGTTGGCGGTCAACGTGCCGCTGATGCTGCGCAACTACGATTCTTGGCACGAATTCCAGCGCCTGAACACGGAGCGCGGTTGGGAATGGACCACGATCTACGCGGTGATCTCCCGCATCACAGGCTGGACCGGGTTCGACGCGGGCGAGGGTGCCCCGGTGATCCTGAATACTGTGACCCTCGTGCTCTTTCTGCTCGGATGCTTGTTCGTTTTGGTTGCGGGCCTCAAAGCGCCGGAGGAGCCGCGCATCGCCGAACTCGTGGTGCTGATTGTCGGCTTCTTCCTGCTGTTCAACAAGGTGTGGAGCCCCCAGTACTCACTGTGGTTCATCGTGCCGGCAGTGCTCGCTCTCCCCTACTGGCGCTTGCTGCTGACGTGGATGACCGTGGACATGATGGTGTGGCCTATCTTGATGTGGCACATGCTGGGCACCGACAATCTCGGCCTGCCCGACGGGGCGCTCAACATAATCGTGC encodes:
- a CDS encoding glycosyltransferase family 87 protein: MRFLGGAMGRFAQIGRGRWWTPLRTIIDVAWTFLALGALSKSNCARGKLVDGAMQLNWDGNRQYTSFCYNDIVPLYGGRGLDQPGFVYDYSWAEGDLTRYMEYPVLGGLFQGLMGWIARTTYPVVDKLLPDSGWYFYLTAFVMALIWVATARMVAELAGNRIWDTILVVASPLLIMHAFTNWDIPSIAFAVGAMLAARNKRFWLAGVLIGAGTAFKMWPVFLLGAYLVVFLRRRDMMPWVKLAVGAAGTWLAVNVPLMLRNYDSWHEFQRLNTERGWEWTTIYAVISRITGWTGFDAGEGAPVILNTVTLVLFLLGCLFVLVAGLKAPEEPRIAELVVLIVGFFLLFNKVWSPQYSLWFIVPAVLALPYWRLLLTWMTVDMMVWPILMWHMLGTDNLGLPDGALNIIVLARDAFIVAIMVLVVQQMYGRRRDKVREAHFGCDPLMTTPDDWEEAKRTWEPRQSSASAPSCSRSYSSPPATGQ